Within the Bacillus sp. FSL K6-3431 genome, the region TTACTGTTCTCACATTAATCACTCACTTTCTAGTATAATATGGATAACTTTACTACAATATAAAGATTAACGCTATACTAAAAATTCACTCTAATCAAAAATGACTAAACTCTTACTAAGTACAAATTTGCTAATACCTTATTAGTTTAATCCTTCGCAACAATCAATCAATAAACTGTTTGTAAATTTATTCAACTCCCTGGCCCGATACTTGAATAAGAAAATCGCATTACTCTTATTCAAGTAAGCACCCGTAAGTTTAAGTACATTTGTTCACATTCTCTTAGTTGAATACATTGATCTTAAACACAGTAAAATCAAAAAAATTCACCATATATTTACCACAGGTTCATTATTTTCAATTCTTTCTTTACTTTCTTTTAACCAATTAATACTCCATTGGTCTAAATTTGAAAAATCCCAACTTCGATGACAACCTACATAAACAATTATTTCTCTTAATTGAAGAAATAAAGGAATTTGTTTTAACCAATTTTTATCAAAATATTTTTCTTCTTTATATCCATTTAGAAAATGTTCTATAAATAGACGGGCTTGAGATTCTCTGCTAGATTTCCCATCTTCCCCTCCGTAAACATAAACAAAATAATATAATGGAATTGCAATATCCTCAGCAAACCAACTATATTGTGCTTCATCAAAATCAAAAAGGGTGATTATTCCTTCATCATTTACCAGAAAATTTCCGACACCTATATCACCGTGAATAAGTCCATATGAATCTTCATCTCTAGGAATGTTTTCTTGTATTTTATTTATTAAATTGCGACTGGATTCAAGTACCAAGGGTTGATTTAATGTTACAAATTTTTCAATGTTTTGTAAGTAATAATTGTGTTTCCAATTATGTCTACGTATAGATTTATCATCTGGATTATAGCTTTTTGATAATGAATGGATTTTTCCCATAATCTTACCAAGTTTGTAATAAAGATTAGTATCATTTAAACAATCTGGATAACCAATTTTTAAACCTCTTGCTTTTATAAAGGAAGTCACAATAAAATCGACATCAGTTATATTAATTACTTCTACGTAATTTCCTTGTTTAGACTGTATTGGATTAGAGACAGAAACGCCATTTTCGGCTAAATAAAGAAGCCAATCAATGTCCCCTTTCACCGAATTAACACTACAATGAGAACTAGGGGTAAACCTTAAAATGTAATGTTGATTATTTTTTTTGTATTCATATATAAAATTCTGCCAATTTCCAATATGTGATAAATCTTCAATTGTAATACCAAACCTACTTGCCCCTAAGAATTGAATTTTTTGATTGAATTGTTCTATAATTTCTTGTTCCACAGCTGTATACACCTCGATTTTTTATAAGTACAATATTCGAAGTAATGAAATTGATTTCCTTCTTCCACCTGCCCGTTTGTTTAATAAGGCTTACTGTTATTCAGGATGATTTTATTGAATAAATCGCTTGTTCAGCACCAAATCTCTGATAATGTTACGTTCTAATTCCATACCTACTCTTCCTAAGAGCCTACAAGAACTCTTATTTGCAGTTTGTGTTTCAGCTACTACTTTTGTAAGATCTAATTCGTTTAAAGCATAATGAATAATCAATTTAACTACTTCTGTTGCATAACCTTTCCCCCACCAATTTGGTAATAGTTGATATGATATTTCAAGATAACTGCCCTCGTGATGAGGGTCGAGAGAAACTAAACCAATAAAAATATCTGTATATTTTTCTCTAACAACCCAATAAAAAGAGTCATCACTTGAATTAAGCATTTCGCCTAATGCTACTTCAATCGAATCTTCCTGACGTATGCCACCAAGAAATTTTCTAACTTCTTGATTTACATATAATTTTTTCACATCAATATAATCCGATTTTTGAAAGGTATTAATAAAACATCTTTTTGTTTCGAACAAATAATTCATCCCCTAAAAACTAGATTAATACCTAAACCATTACATTACAGTCTCGCTTCTTCCATTAATTTTTATTGCTATTAAGTTGCCCTTTCTTGAACTAGACTGCTTCGATAGTTGAATAAGAAAAAAGCGATATTCGTTTATTGAAGTATCGCACCAGTTAGTTGAAGAAGAATTGCTGTTAAACTACCTGTAATTGGTCTTTTTAATCATCGTCATAAATTCTGCAAAATCGGTGCTAAATTCGTCTTTCTTAACAAAACCAAGCTTTTCATATAGATGGATAGCTCTTTGATTGAACTTTGCCACAGTTAATCGAATTGGACTACCTATATAGTTTTTTTCAATATAACGAAGAATAAAAGAACAAAATTCAAAACCGTTACCTTTGCCCACAAATATAGGGTTCATACCTAGTCCCATATCAATTGAGTCATCTGAATATACACCAATTTTTTTCCCAACAGGAACTTGAGCATTCTCTCCAGTACAAAAAAATCCAAATAATTCTTTCTTATGATTAACAAGTGCATAGTATGAACCATCGAGTCTTTCCTTCATATCTTCATCTGTTAATTCATTATTGTAGAAATTATATGGTTTTTCATATTCCCAGCTAAGTATATCTTTTGCTATTTCTTCATTCATATTTTCTATAAATAATTTCATATTCTACACCCCTTCTCCTATATCAATTCGATAATCTTGGAGGATAATCCTTCTTAACACTAACCGTTAGCTTAAGTGCATTCCTTCACAATCTTCTGTGTATTATATAAGAATATTTCCCTCTATATCAGAAAAAGCACCATTCTTATTGCTGAATATTGGTATTTTAGAATCCCTTAAATATTGAAACAATTATACGCATCATTCTACGGCATTTGGCTTCCTTGCTTATTATCCGCTTGTCCACCATACTCTTCTATTTGATGTTTTTCGTTCTTACCTATCTTTTAAAAAACATCGACTTGAATAACTGTATCTGAAATGGCAGTTCCAGCACTCGTCGTTACTTTTAATGAGAGACTATCACCTGCTTGAAAAGAAACAGAAACATTATTATTATTATTGGAAATTTGTGTACCAGTCAAAGAAACTGTGAGAGGTGTATCAATTCCGTTTTTTCGAATTGTCCAAGTATCTGTATTAGAAGTTCCTGGTCCAATAACAGCTCGTACATTCAGCGCTTTCAAAAGGCATTTTTGACTTAATCGAATAAAAATTTCCGTATTTGAAACAGAAGCTGATCCTGGTCGATAAAAACGAGATGTTCCTTTTGGCAAGCTACCTGGATCACCCCAAATAATAGTGGAAGGCTGTAAAACTGTAGAAAACCCCAAATTATTGGCATGCGAATTGGACAAATTTGTAGTGCCAATACTCAAAATTCCTGCTGTTTGGGAGATATCTGCCGTAACTCCTTGGACTGTTGATGCACGTATAACTAGCTGTGCTCCTACCTGATTTACTTCAGCACCTATATATGAACCAACTCCACCTGCGTTTGTTATTAAAAGATTACTATCACGACAATTAAATCTATTTGTATTTGTATTAACCATCAATGCCCGTTTTATACCAAGACCAGCTGAGTTTACTGTTATTACTGAAGATCTAATAGTATCAACGCTATCAGAAGGATTTCCTGTGCCAAATGAATGAATCCCATAAACATTGGAGGTACCTGTCGTCGAGGCAGTAGAATTATCCACTGTTATAGATGTTGTGCTTATTTTAGCTGTTTGTGAGGTTCTTCCAGGGAAAGCAGTTCCAATTAAATTAACATGATTTGATGAAGTTAACAGCAAATTGATATCTTCTACTCTTGTATTCTCACCCATGGTTAACAAAGTTGTATTTACTCCTACATTTTGTTGGCGAATTGTTACAGTTAAGGAACTAATACCTCTTAATGAATTTCCTGAAGGCATAATGATCCTTTCATCATAAATACCTGGAAATACAAAGATTGTTATTCCAGTAGCACCCGTTGTATTAATTGCTTTTATAGCCCCATTAATTGTTTTGAAAGGATTTCCACCAATAATAGCTTCTGAATCATTTCCTGTTTTCATTACCAAAGCTGTATTAGCTCTGAATATTATCATTTCTAATATTCCCATTTGCACCTACCCATTCTCTAATTTATGTCCTTTAAAATAGTCTCGTTCTATACTATGTATTGCAATAAATCTATGCTTGGGTGGTGATATGATCATGTGCTCCCAAACGTTTTTCGTAAGGTAGTTTTATACTAGTCTCAATTGAGTCTAAATCATAAAGATTAACTGTTTATAAAAAAGTTGCACCATTTTAGCCCTTTGGATACGATGTGTCCAAAGGGTATTTTTATTGAAAAAATAATGTTCCGCAATCGAGCGA harbors:
- a CDS encoding phosphotransferase enzyme family protein encodes the protein MEQEIIEQFNQKIQFLGASRFGITIEDLSHIGNWQNFIYEYKKNNQHYILRFTPSSHCSVNSVKGDIDWLLYLAENGVSVSNPIQSKQGNYVEVINITDVDFIVTSFIKARGLKIGYPDCLNDTNLYYKLGKIMGKIHSLSKSYNPDDKSIRRHNWKHNYYLQNIEKFVTLNQPLVLESSRNLINKIQENIPRDEDSYGLIHGDIGVGNFLVNDEGIITLFDFDEAQYSWFAEDIAIPLYYFVYVYGGEDGKSSRESQARLFIEHFLNGYKEEKYFDKNWLKQIPLFLQLREIIVYVGCHRSWDFSNLDQWSINWLKESKERIENNEPVVNIW
- a CDS encoding GNAT family N-acetyltransferase; translation: MFETKRCFINTFQKSDYIDVKKLYVNQEVRKFLGGIRQEDSIEVALGEMLNSSDDSFYWVVREKYTDIFIGLVSLDPHHEGSYLEISYQLLPNWWGKGYATEVVKLIIHYALNELDLTKVVAETQTANKSSCRLLGRVGMELERNIIRDLVLNKRFIQ
- a CDS encoding GNAT family N-acetyltransferase, which produces MKLFIENMNEEIAKDILSWEYEKPYNFYNNELTDEDMKERLDGSYYALVNHKKELFGFFCTGENAQVPVGKKIGVYSDDSIDMGLGMNPIFVGKGNGFEFCSFILRYIEKNYIGSPIRLTVAKFNQRAIHLYEKLGFVKKDEFSTDFAEFMTMIKKTNYR